GACAGTTGTAACTTATGAAATGCCCAGGGACCTCCAGTAACTGTCTAGATACGTCCACGcgatagtatagtatagtatagtatagtctttCTTTATTCCAATAACGGAACATACCTCCGTTTATCCCCGGAGGAggtttacataaatacataagaaCGAATAAAGGAGGTCACGTgagccaaaatcacaaaacagctgagaaataaatataatttatataaaagactacaatgcaaacaaaaaagGAGATCAAATACTGTCCCTGATCCTGAAACAATCTATTATAAATTTTGCAGTCGTCACTACTATAGTTTTATCTATACTTGACATTATTACGATGAACTTAGTCTTGTCATCCTTATCCATAAAATCAGAGTAAATAGTGGATATCGTTTGAAAGAAACTCTGCCTTTGTTGACTGTACCTAGAGCAACttatcaaaaaatgaatttcagaCTCCACTTCATTGGAGTCACACACACAGCATATTCTATCTTCTactggtatatttatatatctgccCATTTCGATCATTAACTTATGACAGGAGCATCTAaactttgtataaaaatgtcGGAGttgaaaacttttcaaaataacaagatatggttcaaaataaatgttgggTTTAAATGTTCTATACGTCCTAAGTTTATTTCGTTGCGTTGGGTTTCTACGGTTATCATCAAAAACTTGTTTTTTCCATTCACAAAAATATTCACCTTTCAGAGATTGTACCCTTTCACTTATACATTTTCCAATGCAAATGCTCAAAGGATTACTCCACAATGTTCCCTGGTCACAGGCATTGAAAATCACCCCCTTGATAGACCTTGCCCATTTTGATTTTCCACTTTCGCCGAGGGTTATTACGTCGTTTAGTGCTTTATGAGAAAGTCTATCAAATGGTAACTTCGATGTTCTGTGCCAAAAACGTATGATATCTAATTGTCGACCAAGCTCTACTGGGTATCTTCCAAGCTCTGCTAGAATAGCTGcatttgttgtgtgttgtgGAACTCCAAGAATAAACTTTGCCCATTTGATTTGGATATTTTCGAgcaaattaacatgtaaattaccaaGTACAGCAGCTGCGTAATTTAATATTGGAAGTATTTTGGTGTCAAAAATCTTCATGTACAGTTTAGGTGATAATTCATTTCCCAGTGCCGCTCGGACCGAGAAAATAGTTTTTGACGCTTTATCGGCCAGCTGTTTAAAAGCAGCTTTAAAAGACCCGTTCTCTGTAAAAACTATAcctaaatatgtatatctcgTTACTGTCTTTATACCTTGACCATTGAAGACAAAGTCTGTCTGGTCGTTTTCATTTGAGAACAAATCTCtgttaaaaacaacaacctgGGTTTTGACTACATTTACAAGTAAACGCCAACTATTACAATAGTTTTCAAATCTTGAAAGCAATAATTCAAGACCCTGTCGTGATGtggaaacaattatgctatcaTCTGCATAAAGCAGGCATGATAAATTATAATCACCTAAAGTAATACCTTGGAAAGGTGGCCTATTCAAACAGTCTTCGACATCGTTTAAGAAAAACGCAAACAAAATAGGGCTAAGTATGCCACCCTGTTGTACACCCACATCTGActtaaaacttgttgacagacCACCTGGTAACTTAACGGTGTACTTAACAGAGTTATACATGCTTATCAACACCTTCATAAATTTCCCTTTTATTCCCGACTTTATCAGTTTCACAAAAAGTCCTGCTCGATCAACGTAGTCGAAGGCTTTTTGAAagtcaataaaacaaacatacaatttcTTTTTCTCAACTCTCATTTTCTCAATaagtgttttcaaaattaatatattatcCACAGTAGAATGATACTTTCTGAAACCAGACTGGTTGTCCTTCAAGAAATTTACATCACTATCCCAGTCTTTAATTCTCTCATTTAAGATAACGGTAAACAACTTTCCCAAACAGCTAAGCAGCGAAATGCCACGATAATTATTTGGCTCGTGAATACTTCCTTTCTTGTGATAATCCCCAAGGCCCAATCTTCAGGAAAGTGGCCGCAATCCAATATTAAGTTAAACAACTTTAGAATGCACTGTCTTAATACAGCATTTGATGcttttaacatttcatttaaaatggCATCAGTGCCTGGCTGTTTTGAGTTTTTCAGCACACTTAATGCTTTTTCTAACTCAACATCTGTAATCTGTCTGTCAAGCAAATCGTTATTGTGTGGTTCATGAGAAAGAAAATCAGACAATTCTTTGTTTACTCCGGCATGAAAGTTTTCATCGAAACAATTACTGACTGGTGGTTGTGCTAAATTTGTAAAGTATTCAAACCATTGATCACCTGTTATTTTTGACGAGATATGTTTGGGTTTCCCTGATCTTGTCTCTTGCATTTGCTTCAACTTTGCCCAAAACTTATCAGTATTTCTATTTGTAGTGCATGAATTTTCTAGATCAGCTAGGGTCTTTAATTTTGCCATGTATTTTTTCTTCCTTTTCAATTTCCGATACGAATTCCTGGCATTCAGGTATTCTTGTTCTTTTAGTCTAGTTGGAGATCTGAATTTCTTGCAAACATGTTTAAAGCGATCTCTGGCAGACTTACATTCATTGTCGAACCAAGATTTACGATTTTGATTGactttttctctcttttttccaAACCTAAGTTTGCTCGACAGACAATTTTTAGCAGTGCCCTGCAGAAATGTTAAGAGACTTTCTGTAGCTAGTTCTACTCCCTGTACGTCTGGGTCATATGAAGTGTTTAGGTATGCATGCATAAATGTTGCAGACTTATTCAGATTTAGCTCATTTACAAAACTCTCTCTGCTATCTTCTTTCCAGCAAAATGCCAGGTGTTCTACATTGGGGTTAACTTGTGCAGAATTTACATTACAATGCTGAAAAGACATACGATATTCACTTGAACCACTAATAGTGAAAGACAATGGGACATGGTCAGAATGAATAGTTAAATCATGTGTAGTAAATTCACAAATTTCTGGCAATATAGTTTCAGATGCTAAAACATAATCAACTGTACTCATTCCTCTGAAGTTAGAATTTGTATCCTCTATTTCTCTCCTTGGCTGGTAACATGTGAAATTTCCATCCAAGTCATTCCCAAGTCTACCATTTGCGATTCTAAGCTTTGACTGTAAACATAATTCTATAAGTCGTTCACCAAATCTATTTACTTTCTTGTCCATATTCTTTCTAAGTACACTTGTTTCATCTACTTCATAGTAACTCGGAAGAGGTATGTGATTTGCACTATCTGATACAACAAAATCGGGCAATTCTCCTGTACGTGCATTTAAATCTCcacaaataataatatcacCTTTATTATAAAAATTTGCAACAAAACGCTCCAATAATTCAAATTGGTCCTGGTCTCTATTTCGATATATAGTTGAATTTTCCGGTGCTACATAAATcccacatatatatacatcctGGATTAAACCACATTTTCCAGCTTTTAAACGCATCCAAATCATATCCTCAACATCATTTTCAATAATATCGATACACTTTACTAAACAATCTCTGATTAATACAAGCAAACCTCCTGATTCTCTCTTTGCTCTGGCATGTTTTTGTTTACGAGAATTTATGTGATAAGTAAAACCAGGTATGTCTATATTGACCTGAGGGGTCATCCACGTCTCTGAAAGAAAGATCACATCATAACCGTTAATTATTGTTAAAAAGTCTTCGTCTTCAAGTTTATCACCTCTTTCTCCCAGTCCGTGAACATTCCAGGAACAGAAACGTATACAATTTGTGTCTCTATTCGCTCTAGTTATGTCCTATTCACCGCGAATTGACTCATTTATTTCTGTATTGAAGTGTCGCAGAGGTTCATATCGGTTTCCATCAACGAATAGTTTGTCAGCCACTAATACCGCACGTTTATTTTCTTCTCTGAACCGTTTCATCACCGGGATTAGTTTACGTCTCTTCTCTAGTGTTGGTTGACTGAAATCTTCTCTAATGGAGAAAGGTTTTCCCTCTAATTTCCTGCCTGCACGTCTAACCGCTTCGCGATCTTTAAATCTTAGAAAACGGGCTATAATACCACGTGGTTTCCCTTTCCTTGTTGCTCTGGTGCGATGGACCCGTTGGAACTCTATTTTCTGTGCATCAATTTCCAACTCACGTGAGATGAAGTTTCGTAGAACTTGCTCAGTATCCTCTTTTTCTTCCTCCTGTATTCCAAAGAAACGCAAGTTTTCACGCCGTATGTAGTCGTCAAGTTCTGTATTACGTAAGCGTAGCTTCACTAGCTCGTCTTCATTTCTCAGCACCTTTTCAGTCATTTCTTCGACTTGGTGATGGCAAAATTCAGTGCTAGTTTGCAGTTCTGTTACTTTTCTCTCCAGGGCCTTAAAATCCTGAGACAAACCAACCTGCTGAGCTTCAGTGACATCTAGTATTCTCAGCTTACTAAGAATTAGATCGACTTTCTCGTCTACAGTAGTGGCCTCATTTGCATTTATACTGTTGTCACCTGGTCCACGTACCTGGGTGCCATGTTCTCTCTCGAGTGAGCTTGATGTAGAGTCAACTCTTTGGCTTCGAGTTTTTGCTCCACTTCCTTTTCCTTTTCCCGACATAATAGGTTCTTCAAATCCTTGGTCCCTTTAGAAACCCGACTATGCAGAAAGTGACTGAATATTCGACTTACTGATCTGAGCACACGAGCTTTTTACGGAGCGGTACTTGGCACACTTGGCACACGTTACCTCCGCGTGTAACTTACCTTTTACCGAAAGAATATAAACGGCATGACTATCGTTTTAGTAAgcaaaatttttatttttcatctttattttttttcttcaaaattataGGTCTGGCATGTATTATTTGCTGCAGATGGTGAGTAGATGTAATCAGTTTTTCTTCTTTCGTTTTCTACTGAATTATTAATTATTGACTTCGTCACTATTGTTACAAAATACGTCACCAGAAGTAGTATAGAATATGTGGTATGAATTTAAAGTCTAAAGCGCGCATGCGCAATtcacacatacacgtacaaaATTGATGTAACTTTAAAATGACTATAAAATGATTTATGTATGACTTTAACAGCTTGTCACTAAGGCTTGCGTGTGACATATTGGCTTAAGCTTGTACATATAGAAAGTTCTCGGTACCCTAGAACTGCCCATAACATGTTATAGAAATTGGATGAGACGAGTAAAACCACTTGGGCTACAGAATTAAAGAGCTCTTGTTTAAGTAGCGCTTTGGTTATGCATGGTTTGAGCAACAGGTTGGAAATGTTGAATTATTTATGACTATATTTCACCATTGTTATCAACAAGGGTGGCACGATATAATTAATGAATCCCCAAGACCCAGGTTTTATGCAACATTTAAGTCTGAACTAGAAcctgaattatatttacaaagtatcCAAATATCCAGGTATAACATAGCATTAGCTAAATTCCGTTGTTCAAATCATACTTTAGCTATTGAGACTGGAAGACATGTCGGTAAAGTTATCACGGAcagaatatgtatttttttgtgaaaatggaGGTCTAAATGTTCTTGAAGATGAACTACATGTTTTGTtatataaataccaaattatttCATACAGTACCCAACACGAGATAAAGCAATAACCTTACTTTCGACCTGCAATCAACTTACACCTTTTCATTTGCCTGTTAAAGCGTTCTTACTCAGAGAGAAGACGTTACtatctttgtaatttttattttatttgtcgaTTGTGTTCCAAAAGTTAATGTAATATATAACCACTTTTCGTGGAATGGTGGGCGGTGGCCCtattattcttttgaaataaatcaaactcTTGCGCACTTGTTATATAATAATACCCTATTGTATTAGTCCATACTACTGCCATTGCATTGTCAAAATGCTTCATATACGGAATAATACTTTTGCCAGCTAGCTTTTGATCTATTCAAATTCGTTGAGTGTGGATATACTGTATCGATTTCTTGTATGATTTCACTTTACAAGTGCATTGATCGATATACTcttaaaagtaaaagaaaacacaacaaagGCAAAGTATTTAATTTCCAATCTAAAAACCCAACATACTATAAATTATAGggtacagttatatatatatatatatatatatatatatatatatatatatatatatatatatatatatatatatatatatatatatatatatatatatatatatatatatcacatgtagATTGATACCCCGTCTTGGCTACTTATTAGGTAGAATGAGCCTCATTTCTTCATTTctcttttacaatgtaattactacaacacgtaaagacaataaaacacattcaGGGGACAGTTTAGATCGCAGTTCTAACAGAAGATCTCAGCACAATGTAAACCTTGGATCTTCGTCACCTCCGTACGTATTGGGTTATCAATTTATCATGGAATCTAACCCGAACTCAAACTGTCCTTTGAAGAGCTTAGACTCCGGTTTACATCTCcactacatatatgtgtataggCCGAATATGCTTTATAGATGCGTAGGAAAATCGCCGATTGGCTGGCTAAGACCAGCACTTGTGACCATAATCATATGCTTGACTATAAATACAACTGACTGTGACCATAATATTGGAGACACACTACATATTTCACAAAGGTCAGTGACATGTAGATATTTacaggcctaaaaaataattgtttggatccggttacctgaccccacctagcttttcactgctgaccctaaatgttttttacgtattcgagagaaaaaaataatacaatcgcaaaaatgtgaagtctcacgagaaatagtgaatgccgaaactgacatcaacttacaaAGACAAAGTAAATCTGTTCTTGCAAtttgtaatggttgtacatctgatacgaagaaataaacaaaacagtaCCATTCTGGAAAACAttagaaaacctgaactagacactcacacataaaagaatatataataaaataaacctaTTCTGAATTGAGCGTATATCGGAAACATGCAATTTTTTTACTGGGCCTACTGTCCCCATACAAGACCTGAGGGACTCGAAACTTTCCATGTAGTATAGATTGACGCTTATCGTATTATGGGGgctttttctttgtttttgtgctttttttagcacaactgataaggttcagtagtgctataggtatggcaaagtgcctgtctgtctgtctgtctgtctgtctgcgtgcgtgcgtgcgtgcgtgcgtgcgtgcgtgtgtgtgtgtgtgtgtgtgtgtgtgtgtgtgtgtgtgtgtgtgtgtgtgtgtgtgtgtaaacaacttaaagtcaaaaaccgctgaagcGTTTAGCTTGCCAGTCGGTGTAGGTTGCCATAGGTTTTGTGgtattattgaaataatataccatgtttgtatatattctCATCCATACCATGTGGTGTTGTGGCCAGTGTCAATCTAAAGTATAAATCCCTTTTTAGGTTGCAAAAATACACTGCAATTGGAAAGTAAAAACACTGACGTAACTTTGACCACACCAATACCTGCACTGTCTGCATTCACCACGTGTATTTGGGCCAAGGGAGTTGGAAATGAGAAAGTTGCAACGTTGTATTCATATGCTGTAAGCGGCGAGGATAACGAATGGCAACTCTTTGCTACTGGTGGactgatactgtacatcaaGAACAAGAAACCAAAAGTGACATCTTTGAATATCAATGATGGTAAATGGCATATGGTATGTACTACATGGTCTTCAAGTGATGGCAGCTGGGCACTCTATGACAATGGTGTCCTCTTTGACAGTGGTTCTGGTTTCTTGAAAGGTTCTACAATTAGGGGCGGTGGTATTATGGTCTTGGGTCAAGAGCAGGACAAACTTGGAGGAGGCTTCTCGGCAAGACAGGCTTTCGCTGGTGTCATTGCATATTTCAGCGTGTGGTCTAGAGCCCTAAGCGCTGCTGAGATTGCTGGCATTGACTGCTCCAGTGCAGGTGATGTCTTTGCATGGGATGTTGAAAAGCTGAGCATAAAGGGAGACGCCGGTCTTGTGTGCAGTGGAATGTGTAGTAAGTAGTaatgtttataaaataatatatacatgtatacaaggaCGTTCAGTTCAAAAACCCATGTTTAGAACACGTTGTATTTGGTTTATCCATAAATCacccaccaacgttggtggagggggCTACGTTGTTGGAGGGTTTATGACTTATCTCAGTGATATTTATCGAGATGAGACAATACCACCTGGACAGTACCTGACCGGTACCTGACTGATATCCCCGGTTAGTTGTGTTTGTCCCGTCTTCCAAGATGATAGATACAAGAGACAGTAGAAATCTTTGGAAGTGTAACAACTGTAAAACCAAAATTCTTACAAATTGGCTGTCTTGTAATACTTTGCAGTAGGCAAAATAGCTAGTAGAGGAAAGAGAATTCTGTTTGTTATGATCATGGGAAATGCGTAATTTTCGAAGGTTAAGTCATCAGGGTCATATTCCCAGATCCTGTTATGTTATGCAAAAAGATACAAAaagtgtaaacagtttgttattgtaagtataataacaaacaatttacaatgttttgcagattattgagttatgaacatagacttggtatatgttatttcacataaaaaatagaaaaacatggtgaagctgttttatcacataaaaatccaaaataaataccaaattctcatccatatggccactttaattataTTGATAGTAACTCTGCATACTCTGTACAGCAAAGGTTTAAGAGTACGGATTTCCATGGTATCACTTTTGCACAATTTTAGGAATAATATCTTGCATTATGATTAACAATTCCATTGTATCTACTATATTTCAAGATCATAAAAATGCACTTGCACTGGAGACAAAGAGCACTGATGTAACCTTGACCACACCAATACCTGCACTGTCTGCATTCACCACATGTATTTGGGCCAAGGGAGTTGGAAATGAGAACGTCGCAACGTTGTATTCATACGCTGTAAGGGGCCAGGATAACGAATGGCAACTCTTTGCTACTGGTGGactgatactgtacatcaaGAACAAGAAACCAAAAGTGACATCTTTGAATATCAATGATGGTAAATGGCATATGGTATGTACTACATGGTCTTCAAGTGATGGCAGCTGGGCACTCTATGACAACGGTGCCCTCTTCGACAGTGGTTCTGGTTTCATGAAAGGTTCTACAATTACGGGCGGTGGTATTATGGTCTTGGGTCAAGAGCAGGACACTCTTGGAGGAGGCTTCTCGGCAAGACAGGCTTTCACTGGTGTCATTGCATATTTCAGCGTGTGGTCTAGAGCCCTAAGCGCTGCTGAGATTGCTGGCATTGACTGTTTCAGTGCAGGTGATGTTTTTGCATGGGATGTTACCAAGCTTGACATCAAGGGAGATGTACAACTCATCAATAGTTTAGTATGTGGTAAGTACAAATCAGATTTATTCCAAGTTTCAAAAATGTGCTGATTGTCACAGTGATTATCTTTTTGGGTGAAATAAGTTCATCTTTACTCAATTTCATTATACTTGtaacaacatttaaaaaaatgcaatcTCCAAAAATGATATTAAGTCGTCTCCCCCACCTCCCCTCCACAGGGGGAACAATTACAAATGGGgctttgtctgtctgtaattacatcatttctcagacatacaTTATtacgatttctttcaaatctggCTCAAAGGTAACATTATTTGGGACAGATGCATGTCACTTTCATGacatgcaaatttgactgaatggggaccatatttgtagttaaaaatcaacatGTACTGCATACGTACCTCAAAATATAATACACatactccattcaagtgtctactcccaTATTATCAATTATCAGGTGCAAGCTTTCTGCTAAGATTTTTAAGACAtttacctttgaccttgacctgcagggtcaattatcaatttCTTAACTGTCAAAGACACTTTATAGAATTGATTGTTGCGATTTCTCTTATTTAGTATGACTACAGGTAATATTGGAgaaaaaacaatatacataagccacttttggtgctcatattattttttacagaaatgatggtcatatttgtaataaaaatcaggATATTGCTGCATAACTCAAACACTTCAATACAaagagattccattcaagtgtctaaacCCATATAATCCcatgcaagctttcttgtaagaccttgacctttgaccttcactTTCAAAGTAGACTGTCAAGGTTAAGCCATTACTTGCAAATTGTAGACATATTGTAGCATTTATGTATGGTTAATTTCTTTTTGAATAATGTGTAAGGGTAATACAGAACTAGTAATGTATACCTACATGCATTACATTTCAAGCTCATATCACTTTGCAGTAAATGGCATCCATATTTgcagtgaacaatcatgatttaccgcaaaactaaaaaaaactaaaaaaaactcaaaaatgtCAATATGCAAAGACTTCATTAAAGTGTCTACCCTATATTAACcatatgtaaattttctttGACCTTGATTTTTGATTTTCTGGTACAAGTAACGAAGTCCAGTCATTTCCTGCATACAACAGATACTTTGTAgtgtttatttgttgccaccaaatCTTTTGAATCACATCCTCATTCATTCACAATAGAATTAAGGCATTTTTGGAACTGCGTgatctatgaagacttgttttagtAATATAAAAGTCACGTGGTGATCATCATTCTTATATATTGCTACATGTACACCAAACACCTTAAGATAGATTATGCCTTGgcaataaactgtttaaactttttCTGTTACATTGCTCACGAAAACTCAAACCCAATCTTAGTTGAAATCAAGGGGTCCCAGGCAGGGGGTGTCACCCTACAAACTTCTTAAATAGATATAAAACTTAGGTCAAAATTATACTAATTTAGAATCCAGTATGGCTGCCACTGCTTCTGTTAACTCTATGGCAAAATAGACAAGCTTCTTCAAATAATATGTGTAGTTGTTCACGTTGCATATTATTGAAGTGGATGTTGTGCCTCTAATAACAGTATTGTTTGTATGGTAGGTTTACGaaacacattttaaagaaatacCTTTCCATGAATTAAATCTATAGATTGTGGAAGTGCACTTGAACTGAAGACAAAGAGCACTGATGTAACTTTGACCACACCAATACCTGCACTGTCTGCATTCACCACGTGTATTTGGGCCAAGGGAGTTGGAAATGAGAAAGTTGCAACATTGTATTCATACGCTGTAAGAGGCCAGGATAACGAATGGCAACTCTTTGCTACTGGTGGactgatactgtacatcaaGAACAAGAAACCAAAAGTGACATCTTTGAATATCAATGATGGTAAATGGCATATGGTATGTACTACATGGTCTTCAAGTGATGGCAGCTGGGCACTCTATGACAATGGTGTCCTCTTCGACGGTGGTTCTGGTTTCATGAAAGGTACTACAATTACGGGCGGTGGTATTATGGTCTTGGGTCAAGAGCAGGACACTCTCGGAGGAGGCTTCTCGGCAAGACAGGCTTTCAGTGGTGTCATTGCATATTTCAGCGTGTGGTCCAGAGCCCTTAGCGCTGCTGAGATTGCTGGCATTGACTGCTCCAGT
The genomic region above belongs to Glandiceps talaboti chromosome 8, keGlaTala1.1, whole genome shotgun sequence and contains:
- the LOC144439242 gene encoding uncharacterized protein LOC144439242, whose product is MSGKGKGSGAKTRSQRVDSTSSSLEREHGTQVRGPGDNSINANEATTVDEKVDLILSKLRILDVTEAQQVGLSQDFKALERKVTELQTSTEFCHHQVEEMTEKVLRNEDELVKLRLRNTELDDYIRRENLRFFGIQEEEKEDTEQVLRNFISRELEIDAQKIEFQRVHRTRATRKGKPRGIIARFLRFKDREAVRRAGRKLEGKPFSIREDFSQPTLEKRRKLIPVMKRFREENKRAVLVADKLFVDGNRYEPLRHFNTEINESIRETWMTPQVNIDIPGFTYHINSRKQKHARAKRESGGLLVLIRDCLVKCIDIIENDVEDMIWMRLKAGKCGLIQDVYICGIYVAPENSTIYRNRDQDQFELLERFVANFYNKGDIIICGDLNARTGELPDFVVSDSANHIPLPSYYEVDETSVLRKNMDKKVNRFGERLIELCLQSKLRIANGRLGNDLDGNFTCYQPRREIEDTNSNFRGMSTVDYVLASETILPEICEFTTHDLTIHSDHVPLSFTISGSSEYRMSFQHCNVNSAQVNPNVEHLAFCWKEDSRESFVNELNLNKSATFMHAYLNTSYDPDVQGVELATESLLTFLQGTAKNCLSSKLRFGKKREKVNQNRKSWFDNECKSARDRFKHVCKKFRSPTRLKEQEYLNARNSYRKLKRKKKYMAKLKTLADLENSCTTNRNTDKFWAKLKQMQETRSGKPKHISSKITGDQWFEYFTNLAQPPVSNCFDENFHAGVNKELSDFLSHEPHNNDLLDRQITDVELEKALSVLKNSKQPGTDAILNEMLKASNADNQSGFRKYHSTVDNILILKTLIEKMRVEKKKLYVCFIDFQKAFDYVDRAGLFVKLIKSGIKGKFMKVLISMYNSVKYTVKLPGGLSTSFKSDVGVQQGGILSPILFAFFLNDVEDCLNRPPFQGITLGDYNLSCLLYADDSIIVSTSRQGLELLLSRFENYCNSWRLLVNVVKTQVVVFNRDLFSNENDQTDFVFNGQGIKTVTRYTYLGIVFTENGSFKAAFKQLADKASKTIFSVRAALGNELSPKLYMKIFDTKILPILNYAAAVLGNLHVNLLENIQIKWAKFILGVPQHTTNAAILAELGRYPVELGRQLDIIRFWHRTSKLPFDRLSHKALNDVITLGESGKSKWARSIKGVIFNACDQGTLWSNPLSICIGKCISERVQSLKGEYFCEWKKQVFDDNRRNPTQRNKLRTDKSRVE